A portion of the Bacteroidales bacterium genome contains these proteins:
- the rsmH gene encoding 16S rRNA (cytosine(1402)-N(4))-methyltransferase RsmH translates to MGFYHNPILLHQAVDGLNIHENGVYLDLTFGGGGYTSEILKRAQNIKVLAFDIDSDALKNELDDNRVTLIHANYRFFDHFLKYLAVDKVDGIVADLGVSSHQFDTAERGFSFRFDHSPLDLRMNQEMKLTAAQIVQTYEQNKLSYIFYHYGEVENASKLSNIIVERRESKKIETVSDFLEVIQPLIPKGKEHKYLAKVFQALRIEVNDEINALKEMLNKTIHYIITGGYLSIVSYHSLEDTLVKNFFKSGNFEGVIPKDFKGMPLKTPFVQTHKKAIQPSENEIAINNRARSAKLRIGKRQ, encoded by the coding sequence ATGGGGTTCTATCATAATCCCATATTATTACATCAAGCAGTTGATGGATTAAATATCCATGAAAATGGGGTTTATCTCGACCTTACATTTGGTGGAGGTGGATATACTTCTGAGATTTTAAAAAGAGCTCAAAATATAAAAGTACTTGCATTCGATATAGATAGCGATGCACTTAAAAACGAACTGGACGATAATCGTGTTACGCTTATTCATGCTAATTACCGATTTTTCGACCATTTTCTGAAATATTTAGCTGTCGATAAAGTAGATGGAATCGTAGCCGATTTGGGTGTCTCGTCGCACCAATTTGATACAGCTGAGCGAGGTTTCTCGTTCCGCTTTGATCATAGCCCTCTTGATCTTAGAATGAACCAAGAAATGAAATTGACGGCAGCTCAGATAGTGCAAACATACGAACAAAATAAATTAAGTTATATTTTTTATCATTATGGAGAGGTAGAAAATGCCTCAAAACTTTCTAATATTATTGTAGAAAGACGTGAGTCGAAAAAAATTGAAACCGTTAGTGATTTTTTAGAGGTTATTCAACCTCTAATTCCAAAAGGTAAAGAGCATAAATACTTAGCTAAAGTTTTTCAGGCATTGAGAATTGAAGTCAATGACGAAATAAATGCCTTAAAAGAAATGCTCAACAAAACTATACATTACATAATAACTGGAGGCTATTTAAGCATTGTAAGTTATCACTCACTAGAAGATACACTAGTAAAAAATTTTTTTAAAAGTGGAAATTTTGAAGGCGTAATACCTAAAGATTTTAAAGGAATGCCCCTCAAAACTCCCTTTGTACAAACTCACAAAAAAGCTATACAACCATCCGAAAATGAAATAGCAATTAACAATAGAGCAAGAAGTGCAAAACTTAGAATTGGAAAACGCCAATGA